The DNA sequence cgggcctcggcccgagtggctgcgcgcaggcagggccggaagttccgggcgccggaggtttcGGGCAGGGTCCGGCCTAAGCCGAAAGTTGGCACGGGTAAAGCAGGGCTggcttccgggggccggaagttccgggcaaggccggaggttccggggaccGGAAGTTCCGGGCCAGGTTCCGGGCAAGTTCCGGGCTAAGCAGAAAGTTGGCATGCCCGGGGTGGTCGATGTCGAAGGAGGCCGGAAGTTccaggggccggaagttccgggccaggTTCTGGGCTGAGCAGAAAGTTGACGCCTGTCGCTTCTTCTTTAGCGTTGTACCcgatcacacacagagtttccgtctgaggtagtagccatgtctcgtgagtaggaagagggatttcagagaggagcgagttcaccttatcttcgatagccttagagcgggctcgagtcatgggtccacgtggtgttgaaggagatgtagatgcgtccatggggatgagcgagggatgctccgcatcactttaTGTCATGGAAGTAAGAGTTTGGTAAGTGTATGCAAATTTAAGGGGTTCAATGATATTTTACTGGTTTTTGAATAGTGGGTGCCATCTTACTTTCCATTTGTGAAAACTAACTTTCAAGTGTGCATCTCCATTGCTGGCTTTTTCACTAGGGATCAGTGCCACAAAAAAGTGCTCAGGCCACCGTGCTTCATCCCTATCTCGCGGTCTCCTGTGGGACGCACCGCCTATGTGCAGCCAGCCGCCTCCACCAGACTGGTCTTGGAACGCACGCGGCCGGTCACCTAGCCCCACGGCCTCCTCCTATGTCTCTTCCCAGACACCCTTGGTGTTGACCCCTAAAATATAGAAATatgaaaaaatataataaaaaatatgaattcttatttttcaaaaaaaaatgttggaaaatgaaagaaaagaaaaggaaaaagaaacggcaaaatgacagaaaaagaaataaaaaaggaaaaggaaaaaaaatgaaaaatagaaaggaaaaaaaataaaaaaccggtTGGGAATCCTCTAGAAAGTTCCCTAAAATGAAACATGAAAGAATGAAAAAATTTGTCATGCTAGCCACCACAACCATGCAAAGTTCTTGTTCAGCACTAGGAGAGAGGACTAGTGATGCGGCTAGTAGCGGGGTTTTCACTCGTGTTCGtggtttcttttttggtttttgttttcGTTTTTCACGGGGTTTTATTCATTTTTTCTCTGGTTTTTcaattttcttctccattttttgtttgtttttttctccTCCATTTTTGTTatggtttttttcttcttctccatttttttgtttttgtttcttgttttcattctacattcttatacttgttcaacatttttttaaatatttgttctacatttttatacatgatcaacatttcttTAAAATagtttcttcaatttttttaaaatacatgatcaatatttttttaaaataattgttaaatatttttatatacattatcaacattttttcagataatttttcaatattttttaaatactcgCTCAATATTTTATAAATGCTTCTTCAACATTTTTCCAAATTCTTGATAACATTTTGTAattacttgtttaacatttttcaaatacctattcaTTATTTTCCAAATATTTATTGTAGAGTTTTTTAAAGTATAATGaaagtaaaaaaaatcaaaaaataaaaacagaaaacgtaaaAAAGAAACAAGTTCTGGCCTTGCTCGTGCGTGAGCCGGCCCATATTGCTCGCCCCCTTCAACCAGTCGGGAGTTACACTCGCTGAAGGCGAGGAATAGAGGCGCCCCTCGCCGATAGTTTGACAAAAAATGCGTCAAATATGGTATTTCAAATAGAATCCCCGTGCAGGGAGAtcaactagttgacgagcgctccttcgggagcctacCAACGATCATTGAGGTGCTAGGAGTGCGCCATCGTGTCACACTTTGGACGCTCCTtctagattttttttaatttttccgcgCACGTTTTCGGCTTTTTAGATTGGTTTTTTTCTGGGTTTTTTTTCAGCTTTTGGGTTTTCCACCAGTTTCGCTTAGCTTTTAGACAAAAAAGGTTTGATTTTTTTTCTACGAAAAAATGTGTCTCTCAGAAACGGAAAAAACGCATTTTCGTTTCCGTGAgaagcacggttttgcttccgtgagagacaCGGACGTGCCTCTCAAAAAAGGAAAAAGtgcattttcttttttccttctgtGGGAGGCACGGTTTTAcctccgcgagaggcacggccgtacctctcgaaaacgaaaaaaatacgtttttttctcttttgtgagtggcacggttttgcttccgtgagaggcacgaccttgcctctcaaaaaaaattgtgttttctctttttctttttttcttcaatgagaggcatgattttgctttcacgagaggcatgggcgtgcctctcgaaaaaaaacttattttttatttttcattttttctttcatgagaggcaTGATTTTGTTTCCATGAGAGGCATAAACATGTTTTTTTtcatgagaggcatggttttgcttccaggAGAGGCACTACCACGTCTCTCGAGAAAAAACGtggtttctctttttcttttttttccggaaatgttaacgcccacacgtgtgggcgtttgcacatcgcccacacgcctccatcaccactcattttgccacgtatgaatagatgacatcagcagaattttttttggttttcggcttaaaaatgttgtatatCCTAAATAAAAGaacgaactaaaaatccgttttcaccattaaatccgtctcgacgagatcttcaaaactagacccatgttgatatgtttcgacgatttttttttgccagaagttgccatgatgtttacactgcagttgccatagggcttaaactaaagttgccatgtggcaattttagtttgtagatcatggcaattttagtattttgatgatggcaactccagtactttgaccatgaaaattattttttatatgaaccatggcaattttacgtgcatttatcatggcaattttagtttatggttcatggcaagtctagtttcttaattccccgttttataaatgtcaaaatttacttttaaatgtagaagaaaatagctaaaacatatcatggcaacttcagtgtaaacatcatggcaattcatatgcaatagacatggcaacttttaatccaatttttttttcatcaaaacatatcaacatgggatctagtttcgaagatctcatcgcgagggatttaatggtgaaaatggattttcaatcggatttttcgttttaaagataaaacattttaaaaactaaaaatccaaaaagattcttgcatgcatgcatgcgatgacgtggcaatctgttttacattagagacgtgtggtgcgtctctcttcctgccacacgtgtggtagtTAGCGTGAccccttttttttctttcatgagaggcatggttttgcttccaagagaggcacggccatgcctctcggaaacgaataAAAATGTGTTTTTATTTCTTCCTCCTTTTTCTTCTATGAGAGACACGGgtttgcttttgcgagaggcacgattttgctttcgtGAGAGCACAGCCGTGCCTTTTGTAAACGAAAAaaagttttctatttttttccttcaagAGGCACAATTTTTTCGTATGGGTTTtttgtgaaaaaagttcatcaaaatctatcaacatgatATCTAGTTTTAAAGACCACGAGGGATCCAACGGTGAATAtagtttgagatttggacgcacggtttaggaaataaaacattttaaataaatagatatagaaaaaaggaaaaactcccagGTTAAGACAAGTGAGGCCCATGCAGCGCACCACTTGTCACAACCTTCGAAGGTCAAAGTAATCTTTGAAAGGAGTATACTCTTTTTTTTAGGCAACTCCTTAATTAGTTTTTTTAGACAAACTCCTTAATTAGTTTTTTTACTCCTTAATTAGTTTTTTTTTAGACAAACtctttaattagttaattagtgatttcgccgtGCAGGCTCCTCACGTGCCGGTCCTAGTGGGCAGGCACGGCCCAGGTGGGTTGAACCGTGAGGCAGCGCATGAGAGCACGGCCCGGCCCATGATTGCGCCTCCAAAAAGATATTGTCCTCCTCATCCGGAGACAGAGTGAGGTCCTCTCTGCTCTGCCGATAAGGCTCCTGTTCCCTTCCCCcgcgttgctgctgctccggctccggctccagttCCGGCGAGCGCCGGCGATGGAGGCGGCGATGGGGACCCTCGGCTCGCAGTCCCCGCTCTCATTCTCCTCCAGCCTCTGGTAAtcctcctccctcccccgccgCCTCGCCCAAGCCAGATTCGCGGGCTACTAGTTCTAGTTTGGAGGGGTTTCCTTCCTGTGCTTGTGCGCCAACCCAATGTTAGTTAACCAGCGAAACGGACTCGTGTGTGCATGTTGTTCGCTCAACAGCAGGTAGTTTATGCTGCTGCAAGCAATTTGGCTCTCTTGCACTCATGTTGCTGCATGTAGAAACGGACCGACTTGATACAAGGAGTTGTGTTCCTTGGGTTTGTTTGACCCTAGGTGAAACTTTAATCCCAAATGGTAACAggatgttcaagtacttagtgagaCCTTCAATTTCNNNNNNNNNNNNNNNNNNNNNNNNNNNNNNNNNNNNNNNNNNNNNNNNNNNNNNNNNNNNNNNNNNNNNNNNNNNNNNNNNNNNNNNNNNNNNNNNNNNNNNNNNNNNNNNNNNNNNNNNNNNNNNNNNNNNNNNNNNNNNNNNNNNNNNNNNNNNNNNNNNNNNNNNNNNNNNNNNNNNNNNNNNNNNNNNNNNNNNNNNNNNNNNNNNNNNNNNNNNNNNNNNNNNNNNNNNNNNNNNNNNNNNNNNNNNNNNNNNNNNNNNNNNNNNNNNNNNNNNNNNNNNNNNCTTGATGAGTCAGATACGTCATGTGTGATAATGGCATATGCATTTTGCTTGAAAAAAAGAGAGGGGAATGCACTACTAGTCGCCGTTGTCAGGTATGTGGGTGCATCCAGGTTGCCATTATACATGCATTGGAGAATCTCATGTATGTATGTACGTATCTCACCTGCTATTTTAGTATGATCATTTGATGAACAAAAGGCTGCTTGTAACTGAAGTATTCTGGTCTCCATTTTCATGGCATCATGTTCGTTTCATTAAATTGCCTTAACCTTTTGATACCTCCATGTTTCATGGTGTCAGCAATGCAAAGGCATCTTGTGGCTGGCCTGTTTATAATGTGAAGAAGATCGAGGGCGGTCAGAGGCTCGACGTGGTCTGCCATGGGATGCTGGCGCCCAGAAAGTTTGTGCGCAAGAAGAGACAAGAGGAGGTCTTCAAGGACGCCGATGACGAGGCCAAGCAAAAGAGCTGGAGGAGAATGATGAGTGAGATAGAGGAGTCTGGGTCAGCCGTGTCTTCCATTCTCAAGACCCAACGGAACACAACGGGGACGCTGCCGAGGGACACTGTTCTCGGGACTCTTGTGCGGTTCAAACAGCTCAGAAAATGGAATCTGGTCAGCGAGGTATGTACGCGCTTGCTTGCGGCGTGTATTAATCCACGAGCAATAATATGCTTTGAGGATTCTGAAATATTTAAATGCCAGCGGTgcccttcctttctttctttcttcagatTCTTGAATGGCTTCGAACGCAACATTGGTGGGACTTCAGCGAGATGGACTTTTTGATGCTTGTCACGGCTTACGGGAAGCTGGGAGATTTCAGCAGGGCGGAAAGGGTCCTCAAGTACATGAACAAGAAAGGTTACCGGCCGACGGTGATATCTCAGACCGCTCTCATGGAGGCATACGGAAGAGCCAAGCAGTACAGAAAGGCCGAGGCTGTGTTTCATAAGATGCAGACGTCAGGCCCTGAACCATCACCCATCACATATCAAATCATTCTGAAATCGCTTGTTGAGGTGCGCATTTAATCGACCTCTCGCATTTTATGCAATCCAATGTTTCATCCACTATGATACTCCTGTATTCAGCAATTACTCTTTTGTCAAGTTCAGTGGTAATACCGCCTTTTGCTACTTTAATTCAGCATAATGCACCATGATTCTGTGATTTGTGTGCTCTTTTGCTCTGTTAATATTTACTGTTTTTAGCCCATGCACCTATCAAACAACTAAACATATTTATAGCAGTTCCTTGACTACTGTACCTTGGTCCGTAACAAATGTATTTGGGGTTGCTGACAGGGCGACAAATATAAGGAAGCTGAAGCTATTTTCGAGGACCTTCTTAATGAAAAAAGAGCTTCTTTTAAACCAGACCAGAAGATGTTTCATATGATGATCTATATGTACAAGAAGGCTGGGGACTATACCCAAGCGCGTAAGCTATTCGCACAGATGCCTGAGAGAGGAATCCCCCAGTCTACAGTGACTTTTAATAGTTTGATGTCATTTGAAGCAGACTATAAGGAAGTGTCAAGTATTTATGATCAGGTGCTTCCCCTCCCTAGATTAACTCAACAATCAGCATAACTTTAAGATATAAACCTGTTTACTTGTCTTCCCTAACAAATGGCATAACTTTTAGATGCAAAGAGCCGGGCTAAAACCAGATGTTGTGAGCTATTCTCTGCTCATCAAAGCTTACGGGAAAGCTAGGAGGGAGGATGAAGCTTTGGCGGTGTTTGAAGAGATGCTTGATGCTGGAATCAGGTTCGATTTTGTTTTAGCACGCTGGGACTTGAGAATTGGTCATTGCTGGCTTGTGTAATGATGATTCCTGTTGTTGGCAAAATTTTGGTTAAAGTCATAAGCCTGTCATGTTTAAGCTGTTAGCGCTTCATACATGTGAAACTTGAGTTACAATCGCTAGATCGGGCTGCATAGCCACGAATTCATGTTGTGCCATGTGATGGTGGTCAAACCCATCTTTTCAGATCCTAATAATCATAGGAAGTAAATTCGGTGCCATTTAAAGAAACCAAGTCCTCTGCTCTGCTGAATGCACAAGTTTAAAGAAATGTGCCAAGTTCACCACATTCCAGCTGAAGAACAGTCTTCAGATTAGTGTTTAATTTCTCATAGGAGGTAATCTAGAATATAATATTGGTGATTTCATTGAATGATATATTTCCAGGCCAACACGCAAATCATACAACATCTTGCTTGATGCGTTCGCAGTATCTGGATTAGTAGAAGAGGCCCGAACAGTTTTCAAGACCATGAGAAGACACAGGTACGTATGACTTGCATTCTTCAATTTATAAACTTGAGAAAGGTGCATCTGCTGGTTTCTTACCTTGTTACACAATTTGCTTGTGCAGGGTTGAGCCTGATCTCTGCTCTTACACAACAATGCTCTTGGCTTATGTAAATGCTTCTGATATGGATGGGTCTGAGAAATTTTTCCGTCGGATCAAAGACGATGGTTTGAGGCCAAACGTTGTTGCTTATGGAACTCTGATGAAAGGCTACTCCAAGTTGGATGATGTTGAGAAAGTAATGCGGGTTTATGAGCGAATGCGGATGCAGGGTGTTGAACCCAATCAAACCATCTTTACCACCATCATGGATGCACATGGCAGGAACTCAGATTTCGGAAATGCTGTCATTTGGTTCAACGAAATGGAAACACGTGGGTACCCACCAGACAAGAAAGCGAAGAACATCCTGCTTTCTCTTGCTAAAACACCTGAAGAACAGGAAGAGGCGAATGAGTTGACGGGGAATGGTGCGGTTCAGCTTGAAGTAAAACCCAACGGCGTGCCCGCCAGTTTAGGTACCAAAGGCGCTGATGTGGACGAAGCTGGGCTAACTGATAGTACTGCACATCACCACTCCTTAAATGGCGCGTCCACAAGTGATCTAAATGGTAGAAACAGGGCCGGGAGCAGTGGTTTTgaggatgaagaagacgacgacgacgatgatgattaCGAGGAAATGGATGATGAAGACTTAGATTTTGTTTCTTTCAAAGATAAGCGAGAACTAAATTTTGCGACTTGACATGTCTAAGCATTGGTGTATATTTTCTTGTTCTAAAACTTATGATAGCTTTTCCTATGAAAAAAAAGGACTTGGTGGTATTCTCGAAATGTGTCAATACAGCTGTGCCTGGATGGTGTTTTTGCCTGGCTCTGTCTGTTAAGTGTTAAGTGAGTCGAACCAGTGGTGAATCCCTGTTGCATAATTGCCATTATTTATCAGGTTAGTTTATACTTTTTCGGTTGATTCCAGAGAAATGCTGACCACTCTTATGATCTAGTCCCGAATATAAGACCTTTTGCCACAACATGGACTTGTACGCGGTCAAAAGGTTTTGGTGGTTATTTATCATCTGTTGTCGACAGATGGAACCGGTTTCTCAAAAAGAAAAGTAGTAGTACTTCAGTTTTGTCTATGGAACCCTTTTCTTCAGTTCAAGATACATGACAATTGTATCTTATTTAGGAGGGACGGTGGGCATTGCCCCAAAAATcaccccccccaccccaccctccCCTTCCCACTCGCGTCGCCCTGCATGAACTCAGGGGGAACGCTAGCCACCGCCACCCCTTCCTCTTCTCACCCCTCCCTCGCTGGCGCTTAGGGCGAAGCTTGGTCACTGAGTTTCCATGAGCTAATTCAATGGCATCCAAACAAGCGAATTCGTATTCATATCCATTATAGTTTCCTCACTGAATTGAAATTGAAACCAATTCAATACGGAGACCTCCAATACAGACATCCAAACAAAGCGTGTGAAGTGGCCTAGTGTGGGCCATGGCGGCCCCTGTTCGGTGGCTCAAACGCGGAGTGCATCGGCGGGCGGTCGGTGGTGGCAGGGACGATCTAGGTCTAGAAAGGGAGGCAGCCTCCCAGCCTTGCCGCCGCCTATATTTGGAGGAGCCAGGTGGGTCGTGAAGATGGCCCTGGTCCCCTGGGTGGTGCGGGGCTGCGGCGTGGCTGATGGCTGTTGGCGACCTTTCCCTACTTGATTTTGGTCGGCCAGGCTTCCTTCCTACCAACGGGCGCGGTTTGGGGGAAAGGAGGGATGTCGGTGGCCAGTGCTCGGCAGTCCATTtgtcgtggtggtggcggcggGATGTCTCAGTTGTCGGGGCGGTTGCCCTGGTGGTGGGAGCCGCTGGGCTCGCGGGCGGAGCTCGCGGCTCATGTGTAGGCTAGTTGCCATGGCTGTGCGAGTAGCGTGGTGGCCGGTCAGTCCTTCATCGACTTTTATCCATCTGTACGACAAGTAATTTCGGAGGGAGGGGTACTACCTATgtaccaattttttttattttgatatatatatatattttttggtacggagggagcattcagtactccagaaaaatgttcaaggaatttcaaatCGAAGACCAATTAAATTCAAATTCACATTCAAACCATTCCATTATCATTTAAATCTCTGACGGCTCCCTCCCGGCAAAAACGGCACACGACGACGGCTTCTCAGGCGCCGGCGCGCACCACGGGGGCTCCACGCGACGCGAGCACCGCCAtttcgccgccgctcgccggacgGCGAACCCGCCACCTGCTCGCGCCGTCTCCATGCCTCTGCTGGCCCCCGGCATCGTCCTTCGCGACGCGCGGACGCCGCGGGGGTTCGTCCAGctcctcgcctcctcctcctcctcctccccgcttcCGCCGAGCCCGTCCGCCGCGGCGCAGTGCCATGGGCTGGCCACCAAGCTCGGCCTCGCGGCCGGCAACGTCTTCGCGGGGACCGCCCTCCTCGCCTTCTACTGCCGCTGCGGCCGCCCGAGCGACGCCCGGCggctgttcgacgaaatgcccgagAGGAGCGGCGTCACCTGGAGCGTGCTCGTCTACGGCCACGCGCGGTCCAGCGCGCCCGGCCTCGCCGTGGAGGCGTTCGGGCGCATGGTGCGCGCCGGCTTCTCCCCCACGCCGGCGGCCGTGTCCAGCGCCCTTGCCGCGTGCGCGAGGATGGAGGACGCCCGCGTCGGGGCGATGATCCACGCCGCTGGCCTCAAGTGCAGTGGCGGCATCTGTGGAAGCGTCGTCGTCGGGACTGCGTTGGTGGACATGTACGCCAAATGCCGTGATGTTTCGGCTGCTCAGCGGGTTCTTGAGGAGATGGAAGAGAAGAATGTGGCCACTTTTACGGCTCTTGTGGGCGGGTTTGCCTCAGCCAGAAGACCTGGTGAGGCCATGATGTTTGTCAGGGAGATGGAACAGTCAGGGGTGGCACCAAACATGATGACATACAGCAGCCTTCTCAGCTCATTTGCGAGTCCTGAAGACCTCAATCATGGGAGGCAAGCGCATTGTGCGGTGCTAAAGAAGGGTCTCGAGCACAATCCGTATGTTCTGTCCACTCTTATGACCATGTACTCCAAGTGCGGCATCTTAGATGATTTCAGGAAGGTGCAGATGAGTGTTTCCTGTCAGGATCAGGTCTCGCTCAACTCCGTGATCTCGGGGCTCTCCTGTTTGGGAAGAGGTGACGAGGCATTTCAGCAGTTCTTGGAGATGAGACGGCATGGCGCTGACACAGATATGTTCACCTTTGGCAGCATGCTGAAGGCTATAGGGAGCTCATCCTCACTGCTAGAGGGAAGACAAGTCCATGCTCTCATCCTCAAAACTGGGTATGAGTCTGATGTGAATGTCCAGAATGGATTGATTTCCATGTACGTCAGGCGCGGCGAGATAGGGGAAGCCAGGGATGTTTTCACTTC is a window from the Triticum aestivum cultivar Chinese Spring unplaced genomic scaffold, IWGSC CS RefSeq v2.1 scaffold2318, whole genome shotgun sequence genome containing:
- the LOC123172481 gene encoding pentatricopeptide repeat-containing protein At1g11290, chloroplastic-like isoform X2, with translation MPLLAPGIVLRDARTPRGFVQLLASSSSSSPLPPSPSAAAQCHGLATKLGLAAGNVFAGTALLAFYCRCGRPSDARRLFDEMPERSGVTWSVLVYGHARSSAPGLAVEAFGRMVRAGFSPTPAAVSSALAACARMEDARVGAMIHAAGLKCSGGICGSVVVGTALVDMYAKCRDVSAAQRVLEEMEEKNVATFTALVGGFASARRPGEAMMFVREMEQSGVAPNMMTYSSLLSSFASPEDLNHGRQAHCAVLKKGLEHNPYVLSTLMTMYSKCGILDDFRKVQMSVSCQDQVSLNSVISGLSCLGRGDEAFQQFLEMRRHGADTDMFTFGSMLKAIGSSSSLLEGRQVHALILKTGYESDVNVQNGLISMYVRRGEIGEARDVFTSVEAPDLVSWNSLLTGYAQHGYGNEVVEVFEQMRRLNVQPDNTTFLLVLTACSHAGLVDTGLEYFNLMKTNGFLAGARLEHYACVVDLLGRAGHLQEAEALINDMPTEPGVSVYRALLSACQIHGNLEIAVQVSTRLIELYPHDSSAHVQLSKAFAGDGHWGDAAEIREAMAGKGIVKNPAWSCVEDQC
- the LOC123172480 gene encoding pentatricopeptide repeat-containing protein At3g59040, with the translated sequence MEAAMGTLGSQSPLSFSSSLCNAKASCGWPVYNVKKIEGGQRLDVVCHGMLAPRKFVRKKRQEEVFKDADDEAKQKSWRRMMSEIEESGSAVSSILKTQRNTTGTLPRDTVLGTLVRFKQLRKWNLVSEILEWLRTQHWWDFSEMDFLMLVTAYGKLGDFSRAERVLKYMNKKGYRPTVISQTALMEAYGRAKQYRKAEAVFHKMQTSGPEPSPITYQIILKSLVEGDKYKEAEAIFEDLLNEKRASFKPDQKMFHMMIYMYKKAGDYTQARKLFAQMPERGIPQSTVTFNSLMSFEADYKEVSSIYDQMQRAGLKPDVVSYSLLIKAYGKARREDEALAVFEEMLDAGIRPTRKSYNILLDAFAVSGLVEEARTVFKTMRRHRVEPDLCSYTTMLLAYVNASDMDGSEKFFRRIKDDGLRPNVVAYGTLMKGYSKLDDVEKVMRVYERMRMQGVEPNQTIFTTIMDAHGRNSDFGNAVIWFNEMETRGYPPDKKAKNILLSLAKTPEEQEEANELTGNGAVQLEVKPNGVPASLGTKGADVDEAGLTDSTAHHHSLNGASTSDLNGRNRAGSSGFEDEEDDDDDDDYEEMDDEDLDFVSFKDKRELNFAT
- the LOC123172481 gene encoding pentatricopeptide repeat-containing protein At1g11290, chloroplastic-like isoform X1; this translates as MPLLAPGIVLRDARTPRGFVQLLASSSSSSPLPPSPSAAAQCHGLATKLGLAAGNVFAGTALLAFYCRCGRPSDARRLFDEMPERSGVTWSVLVYGHARSSAPGLAVEAFGRMVRAGFSPTPAAVSSALAACARMEDARVGAMIHAAGLKCSGGICGSVVVGTALVDMYAKCRDVSAAQRVLEEMEEKNVATFTALVGGFASARRPGEAMMFVREMEQSGVAPNMMTYSSLLSSFASPEDLNHGRQAHCAVLKKGLEHNPYVLSTLMTMYSKCGILDDFRKVQMSVSCQDQVSLNSVISGLSCLGRGDEAFQQFLEMRRHGADTDMFTFGSMLKAIGSSSSLLEGRQVHALILKTGYESDVNVQNGLISMYVRRGEIGEARDVFTSVEAPDLVSWNSLLTGYAQHGYGNEVVEVFEQMRRLNVQPDNTTFLLVLTACSHAGLVDTGLEYFNLMKTNGFLAGARLEHYACVVDLLGRAGHLQEAEALINDMPTEPGVSVYRALLSACQIHGNLEIAVQVSTRLIELYPHDSSAHVQLSKAFAGDGHWGDAAEIREAMAGKGIVKNPAWSCVEDQVQVG